The genomic interval GGTAAAAAAACCTAGTGAGAAGTTAAAGATGTAATATTAGAATAGGTATCTTTGATTTGCCAAAAAAACACCAGTGGACCTCTATGCAGTAGCAAAAGGAGTTAATATGAAGATAGCATCACCATCATATGGAGCAAATTACCATGTATCACAGGATCATCGGAATGGCAATTAGCTCACTGTAATAACTACAACAGTTCACCCACATTCCTAACTCTAGTCAATGAtacatgacaaaaaaaaaatcgcttACCACTTGGTTTTGGCACAACATGAGGACTCCACATATACCCAGTTGGCAAATGAGATATTGATCCATGGTATGTGCTAAAGTATGCAATAGGCGCAAGCTTCAACTTTTTTTTCCGGAAGTCATTTATATAACTCCTGATGCCCCACCATATCAGTAGATCCACAACGATATATGAAAGCTGGATATGGCAAGGACAAGGGAGAATATGTCTTCCTTAAATTAGTCCACTTGTTCAATCATATGAAAATATGTTGGTAGAAGCAGAACACCAAAACATGGCCATACCCAATATCCAGCGCTTTGAGGTACACGTGCGAGAGGGTGAGGGAATTCATAAGTAGGCCTGCCTATAGAAAAGATTGATGAGATAGCATAATAAAGGAAGAAGTTTTAGCCAAATTAAAGaacaaataatatttaaaaaaaaacgtcTTCTTTCCAACAATTTCCATTCATGTAATCTAAAACACCAATGTAGTCAACGTGACCAAGAATTTGATTTCCTACCTTTTCCACTCTCATGTCAATCAGTAACTTGAAGCACAACAGCCAATGTCACAGAaacctatttttatttttttggcttCCATTACATTATTTTACATCTAAAATGAGAAGGAAGAAACTCTGGGCCATCACATTCCCATCTAcactcaaaataaaatagtcAAATAGGTGACTAAACATAAGACACGAAACAGATCAAAGATTGGTTACCAAGTTACAAGACATTTTGgcatcttttattttcttttcgtaAGGACATTTTGGCATCTTATGGTAAGAGAGTTGTAACGTAGAATGAATATATTAGTTCTGTTCCCAAACCACCCTACCAATTTGAGCCACTACTCAAATGAACTGTAGTTTGAATGACTGATCCAAATTGATAGGTTAAAAATACGTGACAGGTATAGTTTCAGGTAAGAGAACACAAGTCAATATACACACCAATTATccataagaagaaaaataaaataaaataaaaagtcaACACAACACCATGGATGATTGCTATACTAACCAACGTTCAAGTCAACTATGCTCAGCTCTGaggttaaaattaaaaatcaaatacataatgagatatataatttatgcgtgtctttctttttattcaaGATTACGTTAAGAAACATGTAATGCATAAAtagtattatatttttgtaccacatagtgaaagaaaaattgtGGTCAACACTCACGTCCATGGCATTGTGAAGAAAATGTGAAGGGGTACTCCAAGAGCTTCAGCAACATGTGCATGTCCTGCAACCCGTATCATATGTTTAGACAAGTTTTATGATACGTTAACTTTTCATATAAGAAGATGAGAGCACTATAATAATTTCATACATCTCGTGTATCTTATAAATTAACAAGACGAAGGTGAAGAAATAAACTGGTAATCTGATTATAAATTCCCAGTTCCCTTCTTCTCTACTTACACAACTTTTCCTtctcaaaaaacaaaaggtaCTTACACAACTTTTCTTCTAGCCAATTTACAAAGTAATAGATTCCACCAAAAGTAAGTCTTGAAGGGGCTAGCAATCATTGTTACATATATGTTACTCCTAAAGAAGACACAAGAAAGAAGTTTTTCATTCTCCTATAAGTATTTAACTATTTATACTTCCTGAAGGTTCAGGTCGTTTCAACCTTCTGTTACTAAATATTTATTCTGTGCCTGGATCCAACCACTTGTTCTCACTACAAAAACAGCTTGTAGGAAATCACCATGCAGGACGATTTGATAAGGCAACCTTCTAACCTTTTACATTACTGTAATAAATAGTAACTGGAAAATAATTGTTATGAACTAGCAAACAGTCAACTCCTAAGAACTCACCATAAGCAGGAGGATTTGCAATAATCGCTTGAGCCTTAAACGGTACTCCAGTTTCTATATCTGGCTCCGTGCACGCCGGAAGAAGAGATTCAATAATTGCCTTTAGTTCCTTTCTTTGTATAGATATTTCTCCTGGTCCAGATGGAATTAGACCTTTATTTCTGGCCATATCTAAAATTAAAAGGCACTCAATTCAGTGCTGGAATAAATCCTCCAAGTAGAAGGTATGAAAAAATAAACTGCCCTAGGTAAAGAACTAGAAGAGATGGTAAAACTGGAATTGGGTGTAAAGCAAGTTACACAGCTATCAATTACAAGATCATTCATGAAATTAATATTCAAGTCAACacactgagagagagagagagagtaaaaATGTTTTTGGCGATCCTCTGAAGAACCACAATTAGGCAGACAGCATAAGAGGCAAAGTTAGATAGAGGGTGTGAGGGACATAGAAAGTATTCTACCAACCCAATATCACCATCAAAAGTagttaaattgaaaaaaaaaaaaggaagtttAATACTAGGTTATCCCTTACATCCTGCCAAAACACGAGGATCACCGCCCAATGGATAAAATTCTACACCAGCAGACTTTACAAAAGTGCTGAAGTTAGCATGAGTTGCCAACCTAACACGGTGACCAAATTCCTGAAAAAGCAAACATCAGACCATCCAGAATTAACAGCATACTAAAAAATCTAAGAAAAACGcggtatgattttttttattcatacaAGGAAAATGAGTAATCTGACAATGACATCTGAAACTTAATACAACTATGTCTAGCATTATAGCACCATCTATGTATAAAGGTAAAATACCACTATTCTATAACATGACTGTTGATTGCTCACCTCAACCATCATGTGAGCccaaaatttaaattcatGTGATACAACACAGAAGTGGGTGGAAAACTAAGTGGACACACTTGATCAACAAAACTATAACTATAcagatataaataatatattcaATAGCATGGTGAATAGTGCATTTACTTACTAACACAAATTGAAAAAACTGACtcttctataaaaaaaaataaaaaaaaaatgtcttcCTAATGCAGGAAAGCAATGTACAAATATAGGAGATAGGAATATGTTCATTTATCATATGTGGAATAATGATTAATGAGATTATTTTGGTAGAAACTAATCCCTTTACAAACAAGTACATACTAACACACGAGAAAAAATATTATAGCAAAAATCAGTCAGTTATGTTGCTTAACATGCCTGAAATCTCTTTGCCATAGCCAGAAAAGGTTGTACATCTCCTCTTGTTCCAACAACAAGCATGGCAATTTTCAATCTTGGAATTGATTTTGCtatgttggaagttgtatcacCAAGACTGATGGGTACATCTTCAACCGAATGAAGCTCTAACAGTTCAGATGCAACAGGTGCACTTCTCTCTAGATCAACTTCAACTGTTCCATCATTTTGTATCTTGACCATCTCAACAATTAGTTTTTTCTGAAaaccaagaaaagaaaaataattagcAGACAAAATTTGGAATAAACATGATGAGACATGTAAGTCACTAATGTCATATACTTTTATACTATGGTTGCAGCTtttaggggggggggggggggggttggaGGCGGATGTTAACTAGAGGCTACAGTTATCAGAGCTGCTATATTATTCAGCAGCAGATAACTCAAGTTATGTCATTATATTCATTTCATAATCAAGTATTGAGAGAATATAGGATGGCGTAAGGCGGGGCCATTCGTACACAATCATGCTCAGATATTAAACATGTGCATGAAGATGCAGTTCCATAACAAAAAGTATCTATCTTAGATAGCGTGTATTAAATATTACATGTTCTGATTTAAGTACCTGCCATCAGGAAGACTAAGCTCTACAGAAAAAAAGTACAGACCCTAACATTGTATCTTAGCAAGCAATCTGCATGTAAGACCCACATGTGAATCGTGCTACATGTCACCCGGTATAATTCAAGTACACAGTTGGGCACCAACACCAGGGGGCTTGCTGGGATCATAGAACTACTATTGAGAACTCTAAACCATACTTCAGAATATGAAGTTTTGGGCATCTCCTTCTGCGGCCCATTGTTTTCAGGGGAACGCTTTTAAAGCACGTCTTTGCTTAAGTAGCACTTGCGTGAAATGATAAGTTAGAAGCAGACATGAGAACGGGAACACTCAACAACATGCACATTATGTTGATATCTACCTTTTCACGTTCTGACAGTCTATCCAGCTTTAGATCATGCCTTCGACTTTCCCTCCTCTCTGTCATTGATCTAGCGAATTTTATCTCATGCTCATCAATTAACAAATTCTTGGGAGTGACAATTGGTGCCGTGATCCAATGGTCCAAGCCTGCATAAAGATATGCTTAGACATCAGTAGTGTGATCACATAAATTCAAAACGAAAGCAGCAAAAATAGGTGTCATCGGTGATTACTAGCTTATACAGGACATATATACCAGATAATACTCCACCATCCTATATATCAATTCTAAGCCTCCTTCATGTAATAAAGTCTAGCAAATGATGATATATGATAGCAAGTTTCTTGCATTTATCTTTCATTAAACAGAAAGACCCTCATCTATATCCTCACTGTTAGGCTTCATTTTGGTCGATAAATGTATAAGAACCAAAACAAGCCGCACTAACCTCTCCGAGGTGAAGAACCAACTTCGAACTCTTTAGACTGAAAAATCTCCAAAACCGACGAACGCCCTGCTGAATTTATCCTCTGAGTCTCTGCCTTCCTAAACGAACCTGCATATAATCACTCATTTCAAAACCAGTAAACCAATGCTACTAGATCATAGTCCATTACTGGTGTAACTTAAAACCCTTACTATGTCCGGGCCTGCTAACACTTTCATCTTCGGATAATTTCAACGGATGGTCTACCCCATTACTTCCCATTTTCACCTCACACACAGCCCTCAACAACAGAAACCCACCAAAACCACAACTCCGAAAACCTCAGTGCTAATCCCCAATTTCCAAATTCTTGAATGCATTAGAAACATGAGCTGACTTCTAATATCAGTTCCCTGAATTCCACTAAAATTTGAATCTAAAAACTTCACAAAacacagaaaccaaaaaccacCCACAACTCTCAAACCCTTCAAAAAGCAATCCCAGCAATCCAAAACCCTCAAAAATCAAGAACTACAGAACCCACAATTAATAGAAGAAACGGAAATCATCAATACTGAGCTGGGTGATTTAGGCAGATCATAATTGCCAGCTCTACTTTGACCCAAACAACAGCAGCCACCAGTCAAAGTATGGACCAGTTGGTAGCCAAAAGTTCAAACTACCTTTTGGGCCTCCCAAAATGAATACTAAACTTGCAGGAAAAGCTTAGCTTTCGGAGTTTCGGCAAAGATGGGATTGaaacaagaagaaacaaagaatCCACGAGAGCAATCTGAATTCTATGTACACGAAAGACAGCACTTCAAAccagatgaggaagaagacaCTTGAGAAATTGCTAAACCTTGGAGAAGAATCAACGAAACGTTTGGAGGTACTTGATGGGGAGTTGAGGGAGGGGTTTGGTTACAGAAGAAGCTTAACAAAGGAAGCTTCAGTCTGTGTCGGAGTTCTATGAAACATCGAGTTTGTCTCTCTGGTCAAATTGTTTTATGTCTCTTTTTTATAGTCAGTGTAGtcttccttttttattttcttttttatgttttattctGCAACCAAATGAATATACCTgggtaattaaaaaaaaattgaatataCCTCCATGAATAAAAGTTGTCTTGGCGATGAGAATTCGGAACAAAGCCTAGAATTTTTATCAAGTGAAAGAAAAGATGAATAGAGAAGAGTTGGGAAGAGATAAAAAGTCCactcattcattcattctcATTGGCAGACGTAAGATTTACATCAGAGTACATAACTAATGAGTAATTACGTGGACATCCACacataattatatttataacaCTTCCCTTTGGATGTCCACGAATGAATGATGAAATTGAACGGGCTTAatgttgcctcattaaaaaccttgtcatGTAACAAAAATTCAGTAAGACAAAAATAACTCTGGTTGAAGGAGAAAAAAACACAACACTCGTAATGTCCTAGATAGCATACTTCTGGATGCTCCCCTTGATAAGAATCTCCCCTTAATTGTTGCAAACTTCATACACTGCGTAAAACAGTTCTACATGTCTATCATAATAGTGAGACCATGTATACATTGCATCTAGGGGCTCATCACAAATTTTTCATACCTACAAAATTAAAGCAACACCTACGTAGCTAAACAATTATAAATAAGTGTTACCTTATAAGGTCAGAAACAGCATGCTCAATTCATACAAAGTAATAGGTCAATTATCTTTGTATAGTTGGAAGCATTGGGAAAATTATTATGGCATATCAAGCCTTAATATCATTGTGTATTGATACGTCTCATATATCTAAACTCTTCAAGAGCTCTGAGAAATTTTTAACTTCGTGAAAGTTAAAATATAATGCAACATAATGATCATAACTAGAAGTCGATTTCGTAGTCTAACATAATACTCATTGAGGAAATTATGTCGCGTTAACTAACATAATGAGTATATATGAGACAGCTTTAGTACGTCTCTAAGAGTCCATGATCGacttctgtaaggatttcgtAAGCGATACGCTTATATTGACATTTTTGGGAAATCACTTGTAGCAATGTATCCTTTAAGATCCTCATCACATACGATGACAATGTCCATAAGTCTCTcgttactattgcaataagTATATGTAACACCAACTTATAGAAAAATTGACAATCTTGCCAAGGAAGATTTTTCACAATCTCATGTCTTTATATTAGACATTGCGGCATAATGATTCAACTTCACTATAAAAAAACATTCATTTGTATCGTGTTACAAGTCTGTATCTCATTTCAATTCAAGTATTCAGTTTCATTGGAATCGCCTCTTTCCAATTtggtcaatatatatatttgtcgACATTCATAATGATTCGTGGTATAGCATCAATACAACCCTTAATGATCTTTGGTAAGTACCATGTAAATTATCCtcgatgatcatcattcatatATCTTACACATTcttatatgcatgcatgatctTATTGATTTGGGTACTCATGCCACTTCTGGGGCAAACATTGTCACTTCAAGGACAAATGTCAATCATCTATCTAGCTAATGTGGATCTTTTACTTAGTCTCTCATACAAAGCATTAAAGGGCATGTATAATCTTCCCTTTTTAGGAGCTTTGAACTTTAGACCTAGTGGATACATTCCACATAAAATTCATGCTTTTATTTAAATGGTAGTAGTTTTTCCTCCCCCTAACGGCGGGAAGACTGTCTTATTATGACCATGTGCAATAAAATGCATTCTAGATCTAACACTTTTTTCGagcaaaaaaattaattaattggcGGGTGGAGAACCCAAACCAATTCTTAGGTCAAAAACATTACGTTCATGAACATCCGTACGAACTTTAAAATTGAATGACGTTCTCTTTAGGGGAAAACAATGTCACTTAAATACACTTGCATCCCACAATAGGGTTAAATAGATATCCTCCACCAATTTATGTCATTCTTCAAGAACAATCTTTCTTCCCCTCATGGTTGGATGAGTATCTCATTAGATTAGTAATTGGGTAAACAAAAGAGGACGTAACCAGTCACGTACCCAAAACTGAAGGCATTTGATGTAATGAGTGAATAGTATGTGCTCTTCTGGAGTCATTAATTATGTGTAATCAATACTCCAAGTTCACTTTTATCCTATTAGTTAGGACTAATAGTTCTCATATTTCACATAATGAACTTCATATTCAAATAAATTTGATGCTCGAAACTTCAGGCTCGATGTAGCTAAATTGCTAAAGTGAAACTTCAGGCTCACTATAACAGATATATAGTTTATACTCACAACTTCAGGCATGAGTTTTCATTATTAGAACTTCATG from Argentina anserina chromosome 2, drPotAnse1.1, whole genome shotgun sequence carries:
- the LOC126784773 gene encoding sterol 3-beta-glucosyltransferase UGT80B1, producing MGSNGVDHPLKLSEDESVSRPGHSSFRKAETQRINSAGRSSVLEIFQSKEFEVGSSPRRGLDHWITAPIVTPKNLLIDEHEIKFARSMTERRESRRHDLKLDRLSEREKKKLIVEMVKIQNDGTVEVDLERSAPVASELLELHSVEDVPISLGDTTSNIAKSIPRLKIAMLVVGTRGDVQPFLAMAKRFQEFGHRVRLATHANFSTFVKSAGVEFYPLGGDPRVLAGYMARNKGLIPSGPGEISIQRKELKAIIESLLPACTEPDIETGVPFKAQAIIANPPAYGHAHVAEALGVPLHIFFTMPWTPTYEFPHPLARVPQSAGYWLSYIVVDLLIWWGIRSYINDFRKKKLKLAPIAYFSTYHGSISHLPTGYMWSPHVVPKPSDWGSLVDVVGYCFLNLGSKYQPQDAFVQWIQKGPKPIYIGFGSMPLEDPKKTTEIILEALKDTGQRGIIDRGWGDLGNLTEASDNVFLLEDCPHDWLFPQCSAVVHHGGAGTTATGLRAGCPTTIVPFFGDQFFWGDRIHEKGLGPAPIPISQLDVESLSNAIRFMLEPEVKSRALEIAKLIENEDGVAAAVDAFHRQLPPELPLPTASSEDELANPLQWLFLQVEKWCCLPCGS